From the Candidatus Bathyarchaeota archaeon genome, one window contains:
- a CDS encoding thiolase domain-containing protein, whose translation MKKEVAIVGVGCVGFQPVTPEFSYKEIMFEAAVRAYEDAGVNPRRDIDAFITCAEDYWEGFSIFDEFVPDQLGAVLKNLFTVSADGLFGLATAYMLIKTGHFDVVAVEAHSKASDILTYEGIVNFAFDPILNRPLGGHPYYVAGMEMMRYLCETRTSPEECAQVVVKNKRNALANPHACYGAKLTVEDVLNSEVQFYPLKKLEISPISDGCVVFVVASKDAAEKLTDKPVWVGGVGWYTETPCLETRDWGRAVHTELAAKMAYKMAGINNPVKEIDFAEVCDMFAYKELMHMEALGLCRRGEAGQLVKEGVTERDGEMPVNPSGGMLGMGYALEASGLQRLLEAVLQLRGQAGKRQIEDIETCVVQTWRGIPTATSAVAVLSS comes from the coding sequence TTGAAAAAAGAAGTGGCGATAGTTGGTGTCGGATGCGTTGGTTTTCAGCCAGTGACCCCAGAGTTTTCCTATAAGGAGATAATGTTTGAGGCGGCTGTTAGGGCTTATGAAGACGCTGGAGTTAATCCAAGAAGGGATATTGACGCCTTTATTACATGCGCAGAAGACTACTGGGAAGGATTCAGCATATTCGACGAGTTTGTTCCAGACCAGCTAGGCGCAGTTCTGAAAAACTTGTTTACAGTCTCGGCTGACGGCCTTTTCGGACTTGCAACAGCCTACATGCTAATTAAAACCGGCCATTTCGACGTAGTAGCTGTAGAGGCCCACAGTAAAGCGTCAGACATACTCACCTATGAAGGCATAGTGAACTTTGCTTTTGACCCGATTCTGAATAGACCTTTAGGCGGACACCCATACTATGTTGCAGGCATGGAAATGATGCGTTACCTCTGCGAAACAAGAACTTCACCTGAAGAATGCGCCCAAGTAGTTGTTAAAAACAAGAGAAACGCTCTGGCAAATCCGCATGCTTGCTATGGAGCCAAACTAACAGTTGAAGATGTCCTAAACTCAGAAGTCCAGTTTTACCCGCTGAAAAAACTTGAAATCAGCCCCATTTCTGACGGCTGCGTAGTGTTTGTTGTGGCTTCTAAGGATGCTGCCGAAAAACTTACAGACAAACCCGTATGGGTTGGAGGAGTTGGATGGTACACCGAAACGCCCTGCTTAGAAACTAGAGATTGGGGAAGAGCCGTTCACACAGAACTTGCAGCAAAAATGGCCTACAAAATGGCTGGAATAAACAATCCAGTCAAAGAAATAGACTTCGCAGAAGTCTGCGACATGTTTGCCTACAAAGAATTGATGCATATGGAAGCTTTAGGCCTTTGCAGAAGAGGCGAAGCAGGCCAACTTGTCAAAGAAGGCGTAACAGAACGCGACGGAGAAATGCCAGTCAATCCTTCAGGCGGAATGCTTGGAATGGGCTACGCTTTAGAAGCCTCTGGACTGCAGAGACTTCTGGAAGCAGTTCTACAGTTAAGAGGCCAAGCGGGAAAGAGGCAAATAGAAGACATTGAAACTTGCGTTGTTCAAACTTGGAGAGGAATACCCACAGCAACAAGCGCAGTTGCAGTTTTAAGCAGTTAG
- a CDS encoding thiolase domain-containing protein → MFGKRKVAVVGAGMTLFRRNLKETGKELCWEAAKMALDQAGLELRDIDAVVLGTAPDAFDGVHMKGEYLADGAGARKKPYMRVYVGGGTGVFTANAGWWHIASGMFDTCLVICEEKMSSCFPHPAYAFHTIFDPIMARPLGVTLIWIFALEMHRYMHVHGIKKEEIAQVAVKNKRNALDHPCAQLPAKITVEDVLNSEVLCWPVQRLDISPTTDGAAAIVLTSEHMARQLTDNPVWIEGVGWAIDSTYWTNRDLYYPKYVECAAKMAYKMAGIKNPPKEIDVAEVYDPFDYKELHHMEGLRLCKKGEAPKLTVEGVTERDGDLPINPSGGLLGVGNPIAAAGMMKVCEIFWQLRGEAGKRQVPGDPRTGLAQAWGDLMQYGSVIIMRS, encoded by the coding sequence ATGTTTGGTAAGAGGAAAGTTGCAGTTGTTGGAGCTGGAATGACGCTTTTTAGAAGAAACTTAAAGGAGACTGGAAAGGAGCTTTGCTGGGAAGCTGCAAAAATGGCCTTAGACCAAGCTGGACTTGAGCTTAGAGATATAGACGCTGTTGTTCTTGGAACAGCTCCTGATGCCTTTGACGGCGTACACATGAAAGGTGAATACTTAGCTGACGGCGCTGGGGCACGCAAGAAACCCTACATGCGCGTTTATGTTGGAGGGGGAACCGGAGTTTTCACTGCAAACGCTGGATGGTGGCACATTGCTTCCGGAATGTTCGATACGTGCCTAGTAATATGCGAAGAGAAAATGTCAAGCTGCTTCCCTCATCCAGCTTATGCGTTTCACACAATATTTGACCCAATAATGGCTAGACCGCTCGGCGTAACCCTCATTTGGATATTTGCTTTGGAAATGCACCGATACATGCATGTTCACGGAATAAAGAAGGAAGAAATAGCCCAAGTGGCCGTTAAGAACAAACGCAACGCCCTAGACCATCCTTGCGCTCAACTCCCAGCGAAAATAACGGTTGAAGACGTTTTGAATTCAGAAGTGCTATGCTGGCCTGTTCAGAGATTAGATATAAGTCCAACAACCGATGGGGCAGCAGCCATTGTCCTCACATCTGAGCACATGGCAAGACAACTAACCGACAATCCCGTATGGATAGAAGGAGTCGGATGGGCAATAGACTCAACCTACTGGACAAACAGAGACCTCTACTATCCGAAATACGTGGAATGCGCAGCAAAAATGGCTTACAAGATGGCTGGAATAAAGAATCCGCCAAAAGAAATCGATGTAGCAGAAGTTTATGATCCATTCGACTATAAAGAACTACATCATATGGAAGGCCTAAGACTCTGCAAGAAAGGTGAAGCGCCAAAACTAACCGTTGAAGGCGTGACAGAACGTGACGGAGACCTACCAATTAACCCGTCCGGAGGCTTGCTAGGAGTTGGAAATCCAATAGCTGCCGCTGGAATGATGAAGGTTTGTGAAATATTCTGGCAACTTAGAGGAGAAGCTGGAAAGAGGCAGGTTCCAGGCGACCCCAGAACAGGACTTGCTCAAGCTTGGGGAGACCTAATGCAGTACGGCTCAGTAATCATAATGAGAAGTTAA
- a CDS encoding Zn-ribbon domain-containing OB-fold protein produces MSEAEATPFTIEQFYRFMNEGKLMGAKCIKCGKIMLPPRPICIQCYSENLEWIKLENKGKLLTYTIIHVAPPQFQHLVPYAVGIIELEKGLKLPGMIKGIDFDKIKIGMELKIEVEPVTKEEAEGQEWPTWPKYYFKPA; encoded by the coding sequence ATGAGCGAAGCTGAGGCTACACCTTTTACCATTGAGCAGTTTTATCGTTTTATGAATGAAGGAAAACTTATGGGCGCTAAATGCATAAAATGCGGAAAAATAATGCTTCCTCCAAGACCAATTTGTATTCAATGCTACTCGGAAAATCTTGAATGGATAAAGCTGGAGAATAAGGGAAAGCTTTTGACTTACACTATAATTCATGTTGCTCCTCCACAGTTCCAGCATTTAGTTCCATACGCAGTTGGCATAATAGAACTTGAAAAAGGCCTAAAGCTTCCGGGAATGATAAAAGGAATAGACTTTGACAAAATTAAGATAGGAATGGAACTAAAAATAGAAGTTGAGCCCGTAACAAAGGAAGAAGCCGAGGGGCAAGAGTGGCCTACTTGGCCAAAATATTACTTTAAACCCGCATAG
- a CDS encoding thiolase domain-containing protein, with amino-acid sequence MKGKPLASIVSAGLSKFGKLKGLYAREIFALAAKEAFERCPNLDPKKDIQALFIGHMGESYEHQGHTGATAADWTGLLHIPATRTECACASSGAALRAGIFAIMSGLYDVVMVGGVEKMTHRTTPEVTEFLAMASDYPFEQWHGITFPGLYALMATAHMHKYGTTEEQLAMVAVKNHHNGFLNPKAHMQKEVTLEKALNSRVIAWPLKLYDCSLITDGASCLILTKPEIAKKFTDTPIHIIGSGQGSDSIGIYERENFTSLAAAKYAAKKAYEMAGVTPKDIDVAEVHDCFTIAEIIAYEDLGFCEPGEGGHLIEEGVTTLEGELPINTSGGLKAKGHPVGATGTAQAYEIYLQLTGQAEKRQVDNPEVALTHNVGGSGATAVVHIYRRE; translated from the coding sequence TTGAAGGGAAAGCCCCTAGCATCAATTGTTTCTGCGGGCTTATCTAAATTTGGAAAATTAAAAGGCTTGTATGCCCGTGAAATCTTCGCTTTAGCGGCAAAAGAAGCCTTTGAACGTTGCCCGAACCTAGACCCCAAAAAGGACATTCAAGCCTTATTCATTGGGCATATGGGGGAATCCTACGAACATCAAGGCCACACAGGCGCAACAGCAGCAGATTGGACGGGGCTACTGCATATACCAGCTACAAGAACGGAATGCGCATGTGCAAGTTCAGGCGCAGCCCTACGGGCGGGAATATTCGCCATAATGTCGGGACTCTACGACGTTGTAATGGTTGGCGGGGTTGAAAAAATGACTCATAGAACAACGCCTGAAGTAACCGAATTCTTAGCCATGGCGTCAGACTACCCCTTCGAACAGTGGCACGGCATAACATTCCCAGGATTATACGCATTGATGGCAACAGCTCACATGCACAAGTATGGAACCACTGAAGAACAGTTGGCAATGGTCGCTGTGAAAAATCATCACAACGGATTTTTAAACCCAAAAGCTCACATGCAAAAGGAAGTTACACTTGAAAAAGCTTTAAATTCACGTGTAATAGCTTGGCCGTTAAAACTTTACGACTGCTCACTAATAACTGACGGGGCAAGCTGTCTAATACTGACAAAGCCTGAAATAGCCAAAAAATTCACCGACACCCCAATTCACATAATTGGCTCAGGTCAAGGAAGCGACTCAATAGGAATTTATGAAAGAGAAAACTTCACATCCCTCGCAGCTGCAAAATACGCTGCTAAAAAAGCCTACGAAATGGCAGGAGTAACACCCAAAGACATAGACGTAGCAGAAGTTCACGACTGCTTTACAATAGCAGAAATAATCGCCTACGAAGACTTAGGCTTCTGCGAACCAGGCGAGGGAGGCCATCTAATAGAGGAGGGAGTAACTACGCTTGAAGGAGAACTCCCAATCAACACAAGTGGAGGACTAAAAGCAAAAGGCCATCCAGTCGGGGCAACTGGAACAGCTCAAGCCTACGAAATATATCTACAATTAACCGGACAGGCAGAAAAAAGACAAGTTGACAATCCGGAAGTAGCTTTAACCCATAATGTTGGAGGTTCGGGCGCAACTGCAGTAGTCCACATCTATAGGAGGGAATGA
- a CDS encoding Zn-ribbon domain-containing OB-fold protein yields the protein MSEKIKEYPGVRIKTADLRAGLVPLVKYKPEAKYAWSAGIAMNRFLEELKNGRILASVCKKCGRIAVPPRVFCEFCFKPIDEYTYVKDTGKINTYSVSFIAADASRVKEPTIVAVIELDGASPGMGILHKIGEIDWKEVKFGMRVKAVWKPPEQREGAITDILYFKPIKEGET from the coding sequence ATGAGTGAAAAAATTAAGGAATACCCGGGTGTAAGGATAAAAACCGCTGATTTAAGGGCTGGACTTGTTCCTTTAGTGAAATATAAGCCAGAAGCCAAATACGCTTGGAGTGCAGGCATTGCGATGAACCGTTTCCTAGAAGAGCTAAAAAATGGTCGAATTTTGGCCAGTGTTTGCAAAAAATGCGGTAGAATAGCTGTTCCACCAAGAGTCTTCTGCGAATTCTGCTTCAAACCAATAGACGAATACACTTACGTGAAGGACACGGGAAAAATAAACACTTATTCAGTTTCGTTCATAGCCGCTGACGCTTCAAGAGTTAAAGAGCCAACAATAGTTGCGGTCATAGAGCTTGACGGAGCTTCGCCGGGAATGGGAATTCTCCACAAAATAGGTGAAATTGACTGGAAGGAAGTTAAATTCGGCATGCGTGTCAAGGCAGTTTGGAAACCGCCAGAACAGAGAGAAGGGGCAATAACCGACATACTGTACTTTAAGCCAATAAAGGAGGGTGAAACGTAA
- a CDS encoding VTT domain-containing protein, with amino-acid sequence MELNVEYFIQMLRSMDGFGVFIGVILESIFAPIPSPLIPLAAGALLITSETAFTDVIFQCFIFIGLWGAFGATVGALIIYIIAYYGGRAVIEKYGKYFGFSWEEVEKFQSKLERKRYDEAVLLLCRVVPIIPLSPISILYGVIHFNPSKFTVLTFIGALPRYFILGFMGWYFKSAYMQLASQIGFYETITTLLIIALIIVIILLYRRGKRVRC; translated from the coding sequence ATGGAGCTCAACGTAGAGTATTTCATTCAGATGCTAAGGTCTATGGATGGTTTCGGAGTTTTTATAGGAGTGATTTTAGAATCAATTTTTGCTCCTATCCCATCTCCACTTATTCCATTAGCTGCTGGAGCTCTGCTGATAACTTCCGAAACCGCCTTTACTGATGTTATTTTTCAATGCTTTATCTTTATAGGATTATGGGGAGCGTTTGGAGCCACTGTTGGAGCATTAATAATCTACATAATCGCCTATTACGGTGGTCGGGCGGTAATCGAGAAATACGGGAAATACTTTGGTTTTTCATGGGAAGAAGTTGAAAAATTTCAGAGTAAACTTGAAAGGAAAAGATATGATGAGGCAGTTCTACTTCTCTGCAGAGTAGTTCCAATAATTCCGTTGTCTCCAATATCCATTCTTTACGGAGTAATTCACTTTAACCCTTCCAAGTTTACGGTTCTAACGTTTATTGGAGCTTTACCTCGATATTTTATCCTAGGATTTATGGGATGGTACTTTAAGTCAGCTTATATGCAACTTGCCAGCCAAATAGGATTTTACGAAACAATAACGACTCTGCTTATAATAGCATTAATAATCGTAATTATACTACTTTACAGAAGGGGAAAACGAGTTCGCTGTTAA